One Streptosporangium sp. NBC_01495 DNA window includes the following coding sequences:
- a CDS encoding NlpC/P60 family protein has product MKRTRDRGGKHTGDDARRRERAPRGLRRRMAVIGLAFATLTLGTPLVAATADPEPSLQQLAKQAEKLHEEIGTLAERYNGERVKLKQAQRAAESAKKTLASSESELAIRRTKATLLAQSTYMSGGLNSGLAFTQATDPDTFLDQATTNYALQQQQSEEVAQVARSIEAAERAQASAKARTSEVKKLLAELDGNRTKIERLVARVESNLFSEVRSRAVSNRGARVKTNVPIVGSGKAAEATRWALTQQLKPYVWGAEGPNSFDCSGLVMWAYQKVGISLPHYTGNQWTAGTHVTRNELRPGDLVFFYSDLHHVGIYIGAGLMVHAPQTGDVVHIATIDNRPFAGGVRIAD; this is encoded by the coding sequence GTGAAGCGCACGCGCGACCGCGGAGGAAAGCACACGGGCGACGACGCCCGCCGTCGAGAACGCGCGCCGCGAGGGCTGCGCCGCCGCATGGCGGTCATCGGCCTGGCATTCGCCACCCTGACCCTCGGCACACCGCTGGTGGCGGCCACCGCCGATCCCGAGCCCAGCCTCCAGCAGCTGGCCAAGCAGGCCGAGAAGCTGCACGAGGAGATCGGCACCCTCGCCGAGCGGTACAACGGCGAGCGGGTCAAGCTCAAGCAGGCCCAGCGGGCCGCGGAGAGCGCCAAGAAGACCCTGGCGTCGAGCGAGTCCGAGCTGGCCATCCGCCGCACCAAGGCCACCCTTCTGGCGCAGAGCACCTACATGTCGGGCGGCCTCAACTCCGGGCTCGCCTTCACGCAGGCTACGGATCCCGACACCTTCCTCGACCAGGCCACCACCAACTACGCGCTCCAGCAGCAGCAGAGCGAGGAGGTCGCCCAGGTGGCCCGATCGATCGAGGCCGCCGAGCGGGCGCAGGCCAGCGCCAAGGCGAGGACCTCGGAGGTCAAGAAGCTCCTGGCGGAGCTCGACGGCAACCGGACCAAGATCGAACGGCTGGTCGCGCGGGTCGAGAGCAATCTGTTCAGCGAGGTGCGCAGCAGGGCCGTCAGCAACAGGGGCGCCAGGGTGAAGACCAACGTGCCCATCGTGGGCAGCGGCAAGGCCGCGGAGGCCACCCGCTGGGCGCTCACCCAGCAGCTCAAGCCGTACGTCTGGGGCGCCGAGGGTCCCAACTCCTTCGACTGCTCCGGGCTGGTCATGTGGGCCTACCAGAAGGTCGGCATCAGCCTGCCGCACTACACCGGCAACCAGTGGACCGCGGGCACCCACGTCACCAGGAACGAGCTGCGCCCCGGCGACCTGGTCTTCTTCTACAGCGACCTGCACCACGTCGGGATCTACATCGGCGCGGGCCTGATGGTCCACGCGCCCCAGACGGGTGACGTCGTCCACATCGCCACGATCGACAACCGGCCCTTCGCCGGAGGCGTCCGCATCGCCGACTGA
- a CDS encoding amino-acid N-acetyltransferase, which translates to MEQLAEHSPAPVVRAPGGGEWRAGSEGAEPDSPASGAGPEITVRRARTPDVRAVRRLVDTYGGAGPRLLEKATVTLYEDVQEFWVATDAEGEVVGCGALHVLWEDLAEIRTVAVDPGRRGMGIGHRIVSVLIRTAVELGLRRVFCLTFEVDFFARHGFREIQGTPVAPEVYAELLASYDEGVAEFLDLEHVKPNTLGNTRMLLHLTREPDSDDFRAD; encoded by the coding sequence ATGGAGCAGCTTGCTGAGCATTCTCCCGCACCGGTCGTTCGCGCTCCCGGCGGCGGGGAGTGGCGCGCCGGATCCGAGGGGGCGGAGCCGGACTCGCCCGCGTCCGGCGCGGGCCCCGAGATCACGGTCCGCCGTGCCCGCACCCCGGACGTCCGCGCCGTCAGGCGGCTCGTCGACACCTACGGCGGCGCCGGCCCGCGCCTGCTGGAGAAGGCCACCGTCACCCTGTACGAGGACGTCCAGGAGTTCTGGGTCGCCACCGACGCGGAGGGGGAGGTCGTCGGCTGCGGGGCACTCCACGTCCTCTGGGAGGATCTGGCCGAGATCCGCACCGTCGCCGTCGATCCGGGCCGCAGGGGGATGGGAATCGGCCACCGGATCGTCTCCGTGCTCATTCGCACGGCCGTCGAACTCGGCCTGCGCCGGGTTTTCTGCCTGACCTTCGAGGTCGACTTCTTCGCCAGGCACGGTTTCCGGGAGATCCAGGGCACGCCCGTCGCCCCCGAGGTCTACGCCGAACTTCTCGCCTCCTACGACGAGGGTGTGGCGGAGTTCCTGGATCTGGAGCACGTCAAGCCCAACACCTTGGGAAACACCCGGATGCTGCTGCACCTGACACGCGAGCCCGACTCTGATGACTTTAGAGCTGACTGA
- a CDS encoding LuxR C-terminal-related transcriptional regulator: MSDIGLSDDDLVLLAELAKGVTVDRVGRRLDISGRTVRRRLRGICDRIGVATAIEAVAWAARRRLI, from the coding sequence ATGAGCGATATCGGTCTCAGCGACGACGACCTCGTGCTGCTGGCTGAGCTCGCCAAGGGTGTCACGGTGGATCGGGTGGGTCGTCGCCTCGACATCAGCGGGCGGACCGTCAGGCGCAGGCTGAGAGGCATCTGCGACCGCATCGGTGTCGCCACGGCGATCGAGGCCGTGGCCTGGGCCGCCCGCCGCCGCCTGATCTAG